A single region of the Lysinibacillus sp. B2A1 genome encodes:
- a CDS encoding DUF5071 domain-containing protein: MENFEDLLPRHKHDHDRIEMIKKMDRDKILPLLPNLLKWIQDMNWPVAPRVLELLLTFPEEIAPHVQYVLSSDDDNWKWFILHFLIIKLPVESRVQFREYLTRVAETPTDNELAEELDEIAKEILETI; encoded by the coding sequence ATGGAAAACTTTGAAGATCTTTTGCCAAGACATAAACATGATCATGATAGAATAGAAATGATTAAAAAAATGGATAGAGATAAAATATTGCCTTTACTGCCTAACCTTCTCAAATGGATTCAAGATATGAATTGGCCAGTGGCACCAAGGGTATTAGAATTACTTTTAACTTTTCCAGAAGAAATTGCCCCACATGTGCAATATGTTTTATCTTCAGATGATGATAACTGGAAGTGGTTTATTCTACATTTTTTGATTATCAAATTACCAGTAGAGTCAAGAGTTCAGTTTAGAGAGTATTTAACAAGAGTGGCTGAAACACCTACAGATAATGAACTCGCAGAAGAACTTGATGAAATTGCAAAAGAGATTTTGGAAACAATCTAA
- a CDS encoding serine/threonine protein kinase, whose protein sequence is MENDWDKAIGSLSKIKVFSNPNNEPVTISGEADDLRCIGVGTDAAVFQSLTAPAYAFKIYAKDKVHKAKVEANVYQILDDSPFFSTCFASSDEYLVLSYEEGKTLFDCILQGIHIPKQVVNEVEDAREYVRNKGLNPRDIHLKNILLQNGRVKIIDVSEYTLQGNDFRWEHLKKGYEQYYHLIDGNSVPFWLVEAIRKWYNLRGKNTSYEEFTKNILKLLYKKN, encoded by the coding sequence ATGGAAAACGACTGGGACAAAGCTATAGGTTCTCTTTCTAAAATTAAGGTTTTTTCAAATCCAAATAACGAGCCAGTAACCATAAGTGGTGAAGCTGATGATTTGAGGTGTATAGGTGTCGGGACAGATGCAGCTGTTTTTCAGTCTCTTACCGCCCCAGCTTATGCATTTAAAATATATGCCAAGGACAAAGTACACAAAGCAAAAGTTGAAGCAAATGTTTATCAAATATTAGATGATTCACCTTTCTTTTCAACATGTTTTGCTTCATCCGACGAATACCTCGTTTTAAGTTACGAAGAAGGAAAAACGCTCTTTGACTGCATTCTACAAGGTATTCACATTCCAAAACAGGTTGTAAATGAAGTCGAGGATGCAAGAGAATATGTTCGGAATAAGGGCCTTAACCCCCGTGATATTCATTTGAAAAATATTTTACTACAAAATGGAAGAGTAAAAATAATTGATGTCTCTGAATACACACTACAAGGTAATGATTTTCGATGGGAGCATTTAAAAAAAGGATATGAGCAATATTATCATTTAATAGATGGAAATTCTGTGCCGTTTTGGTTAGTAGAAGCCATTCGAAAATGGTATAACCTGCGGGGAAAGAATACTTCATATGAAGAGTTTACAAAAAATATTTTAAAACTTCTGTATAAAAAAAATTGA
- a CDS encoding ethylene receptor, with translation MNKKKIILIVSLFVLLLTGLRIFWLDILNNTNQPYAVKGQIDLREWNFNDNHSITLDGEWEFYPYTWLVNEKPSNEATGKNLTYIHVPEGWDSSLQEGKVTPYGYGSYRLKVLVNPSDNSTYSIRVPSVRSSSEIYVNGRQLSKSGKIGENADTTIAKNIPYSASFEVNGHSEIEIIVQVANYKDSRNGGIIRSIKLGKEEVINRETQFSVTMQQMVALVFLIHAIYSIILYFVGNKDNRLLYFSLLTFSTMLYYLLGSDDKLVSYWFPINYDWGFKLVHLSMVGIGFSLLQGIKQWLPHYLRKPLFWFNILCGVASMLAIMLSTRYLITIQLFYILLFAIPMIITIFTMIRKSIKEIRSSIFLLLAIIAFVNNIAWDFLLLTSGIKVIFYPFDLIITMACLAILWFKDYAQVYADTKALAVKLQEADRLKDEFLANTSHELRNPLHGILNMSKAVLEREETILSDNSIKDLETVLSVGRRMSLMLNDLLDVMSLKENTTKLQLRSFSIHTIVSGVLDMLYFMREGKQVELINQIPKDFPKVMADENRVIQIVFNLLHNAVKYTNEGHVIIAGHVKNNMVEIVISDTGIGIDNETIQRIFEPYEQGTLSKAIIEGGFGLGLSISKRLVELHGGTLQARSVLGKGSEFTFTLPISNLSEQNDTEDGSSSLQTNKDFDVTTSSNHFNRSSTIQSIMQTNRPKLLVVDDDPVNLRVIETILSTEKYDLRTVTSGSKALEELACQKFDLVISDVMMPNMSGYELVRTIRKQLSITELPVLLLTARGQAQDIENGFLSGANDYVMKPVDPLELRSRVKALTDVKQSVQERLRMEAAWLQAQIHPHFLFNTLNAIMTLNEIDTERTNKLLEALSDFLRESFKFQNIDELVPLENELKLVQSYLYIQQERFGSRISATWELEVSSDIMIPSLTIQPLIENAIEHGILKRVRGGNIHIQILDYDTYIEITVSDNGIGMKEETKKQLLVRRQNKSTGVGLLNTDLRLKQHYGAGLQINSQPNQGTSISFKILKKKVDE, from the coding sequence ATGAATAAGAAGAAAATTATTCTTATTGTTAGTTTATTTGTACTATTACTAACAGGCTTACGTATTTTCTGGTTGGACATTTTAAATAATACAAATCAACCCTATGCAGTAAAAGGACAAATAGACTTACGAGAATGGAATTTTAACGACAATCATTCTATTACATTGGACGGGGAATGGGAGTTCTACCCTTATACGTGGTTAGTTAATGAAAAACCATCAAATGAAGCAACAGGAAAAAATCTTACATACATACATGTTCCAGAGGGGTGGGATTCTTCTTTACAGGAGGGGAAAGTAACTCCATATGGTTACGGTTCTTATCGCTTAAAAGTTCTTGTTAATCCATCAGATAATAGTACCTACAGTATTAGGGTGCCAAGTGTTCGGAGCTCTTCTGAAATATATGTGAATGGTAGACAACTATCGAAATCAGGTAAAATTGGTGAAAATGCGGATACAACCATTGCCAAAAACATTCCATATTCCGCTTCTTTTGAAGTAAATGGACATAGTGAAATTGAAATTATTGTGCAAGTTGCTAATTATAAGGATTCTCGTAATGGAGGAATCATTCGCTCCATTAAATTGGGCAAAGAAGAAGTAATAAATCGAGAGACTCAATTTTCTGTAACGATGCAGCAAATGGTGGCTTTAGTTTTCCTTATACATGCTATTTATTCTATTATTTTATATTTTGTAGGAAACAAGGATAATCGATTACTTTATTTTTCACTCTTAACATTTAGCACTATGTTGTACTATCTATTAGGTAGTGATGATAAATTAGTGTCTTATTGGTTTCCCATTAATTATGACTGGGGATTTAAACTAGTTCATCTTTCTATGGTCGGCATAGGCTTTTCATTGCTTCAAGGTATTAAACAATGGCTACCACATTATTTAAGAAAACCTCTATTTTGGTTCAACATCCTGTGTGGAGTAGCATCAATGCTTGCAATAATGTTGAGTACTCGCTATTTAATTACTATTCAGCTTTTTTATATTTTGCTTTTTGCGATTCCAATGATTATTACAATCTTTACAATGATACGTAAATCCATTAAAGAGATTAGAAGTAGCATCTTTTTACTTCTTGCAATTATTGCGTTTGTGAATAATATAGCTTGGGATTTCTTGCTGCTTACCTCAGGCATAAAAGTTATCTTTTATCCTTTTGACCTTATTATCACGATGGCTTGTTTGGCAATACTATGGTTTAAAGATTATGCTCAAGTGTATGCAGATACAAAGGCACTCGCTGTAAAGCTTCAAGAAGCTGACAGATTGAAGGATGAATTTCTTGCTAATACGTCCCATGAACTACGAAATCCTCTACATGGGATTTTAAACATGTCGAAGGCTGTTTTAGAAAGAGAAGAAACGATTCTAAGTGATAATAGCATCAAGGATTTAGAAACCGTTCTTTCGGTTGGGCGACGAATGTCTCTTATGTTAAACGATTTACTAGATGTAATGAGCTTAAAAGAAAATACCACAAAGCTGCAGCTGCGATCATTTTCCATTCATACAATTGTTTCTGGCGTATTAGATATGCTCTATTTTATGAGGGAAGGTAAGCAAGTAGAGTTAATAAATCAAATTCCAAAAGATTTTCCAAAAGTCATGGCTGATGAAAATAGAGTCATTCAAATTGTTTTTAATCTACTGCATAATGCAGTGAAATATACAAATGAAGGTCATGTTATAATAGCTGGTCATGTGAAAAACAATATGGTGGAAATTGTGATTTCAGATACAGGGATAGGCATAGATAATGAAACTATTCAGCGTATATTTGAGCCTTATGAACAAGGAACTCTTAGTAAGGCCATAATTGAAGGTGGATTTGGGCTAGGGCTTAGTATAAGTAAACGTTTAGTTGAGCTACATGGAGGCACATTACAAGCACGTTCAGTATTAGGAAAGGGTTCTGAATTTACGTTTACTTTACCTATTTCTAACTTATCTGAACAAAATGATACAGAAGATGGGAGTTCATCATTGCAAACGAATAAGGACTTCGATGTTACAACGTCTTCTAATCACTTTAATCGTTCTTCAACAATCCAATCAATCATGCAAACAAATCGACCAAAGCTGTTGGTTGTGGACGATGATCCAGTTAATTTAAGAGTGATTGAAACAATTCTGTCCACAGAAAAATATGATTTAAGAACAGTTACTAGCGGTAGTAAGGCGTTGGAGGAATTGGCATGTCAGAAATTTGATTTAGTGATTTCAGATGTAATGATGCCAAATATGTCTGGCTATGAATTAGTACGGACAATACGTAAACAGTTGTCAATTACAGAGCTACCAGTGTTACTACTTACAGCTAGAGGTCAAGCACAGGATATTGAGAATGGCTTTTTATCTGGTGCGAATGATTATGTAATGAAACCAGTCGATCCTTTAGAATTAAGATCAAGGGTAAAAGCACTTACAGATGTTAAACAATCTGTTCAAGAGCGTCTTCGAATGGAAGCAGCTTGGCTGCAGGCACAAATACATCCACATTTTTTATTTAATACATTAAATGCCATTATGACCTTAAATGAAATTGATACGGAGCGTACGAATAAGCTACTTGAGGCGCTCAGTGATTTTCTACGGGAATCCTTTAAATTTCAAAATATTGATGAACTTGTCCCCTTAGAGAATGAGTTAAAGCTTGTTCAATCCTATCTCTATATTCAGCAGGAGCGATTTGGAAGTCGAATCAGTGCAACATGGGAGCTAGAAGTTTCATCTGATATAATGATTCCGTCTTTAACCATCCAGCCATTAATTGAAAATGCCATAGAACATGGCATTTTGAAACGTGTAAGAGGTGGAAATATTCATATCCAAATTTTGGATTACGATACATATATTGAAATAACAGTATCTGATAATGGAATTGGAATGAAAGAAGAAACAAAAAAACAATTGCTAGTCAGAAGGCAGAATAAATCGACTGGCGTAGGTCTTCTGAATACGGATTTAAGATTAAAGCAGCATTACGGAGCAGGGCTTCAAATCAATAGTCAACCTAATCAGGGGACATCCATATCGTTTAAAATTCTTAAAAAGAAAGTTGATGAATAA
- a CDS encoding TetR/AcrR family transcriptional regulator → MNILNECSYKIFIKRRCSVMARGKKVFSEEDKTQIKSKLKDECMSFWISAGYKETSIGALCKKAEISTGTFYNFYSSKEELFFEVLYDVQDTIYGKFMEQIKQCPEKSGFETAIIQLYDEYESKPFLYDVKTVDFTSFYSKLSEEMKEKLIFDSSDLFRAAIKQANLKLRVSEKLAFSTFTVLLSSIASKEGISKNCDHLAAFQFMTKQLVASIFE, encoded by the coding sequence ATGAATATATTAAATGAATGTTCATATAAAATATTCATAAAAAGGAGATGTTCAGTTATGGCAAGGGGCAAAAAGGTTTTTTCAGAAGAAGATAAAACTCAGATTAAAAGTAAATTGAAAGATGAGTGTATGTCATTTTGGATTTCTGCAGGTTATAAAGAAACGAGTATTGGTGCATTATGTAAAAAGGCAGAAATATCAACGGGTACTTTTTATAATTTTTATTCAAGTAAGGAAGAGCTTTTTTTTGAAGTTTTGTATGACGTTCAAGATACTATTTATGGAAAGTTTATGGAGCAAATTAAACAATGCCCTGAAAAGTCTGGTTTTGAAACAGCGATTATTCAACTTTACGATGAATACGAAAGCAAACCATTTCTTTATGATGTAAAAACGGTTGATTTCACATCATTTTACAGTAAACTATCAGAGGAAATGAAGGAAAAATTAATTTTTGATAGTTCTGATCTTTTTCGAGCTGCAATAAAACAAGCTAATCTTAAATTAAGAGTTTCTGAAAAGTTAGCTTTCTCTACATTCACCGTACTTCTTTCCAGTATTGCAAGTAAAGAAGGAATTTCAAAAAACTGCGATCATCTAGCTGCATTTCAATTTATGACTAAGCAGTTGGTAGCAAGTATCTTTGAGTAG
- a CDS encoding sporulation protein YjcZ encodes MGYSGNVGSWNNGCCGGGNSGSGYGSTFVLIVVLFILLIIVGASFLY; translated from the coding sequence ATGGGGTATTCAGGAAATGTAGGTAGTTGGAACAATGGCTGCTGTGGTGGAGGCAATAGTGGCTCTGGCTATGGCTCAACATTCGTTCTAATTGTTGTTCTATTCATTCTTTTAATTATCGTTGGCGCTAGCTTCCTTTATTAA
- a CDS encoding TlpA family protein disulfide reductase, producing the protein MKRKKLIGLVISLVVVVFLIGAALKDEIFKEELNPSMVELANGSKQIAYDTKLMNFDKTTTTFKKYKGKVLIVNFWASWCGPCQDEVPDLKAFYSQKSDHVELLAINATAYDSYKNALKFIENYKLNFPIFLDGDGALQKSFEVINYPTTFIFDAEGVLKYTIKGQINQQKLNNLISEI; encoded by the coding sequence ATGAAACGGAAAAAACTTATAGGTTTAGTAATATCACTAGTAGTAGTAGTTTTCTTAATTGGCGCTGCCTTAAAAGATGAAATTTTCAAAGAAGAACTAAATCCCTCAATGGTCGAATTAGCAAATGGCTCAAAACAAATTGCATATGATACAAAACTAATGAATTTTGATAAAACGACAACAACATTTAAAAAATACAAAGGTAAAGTTTTAATTGTTAATTTTTGGGCATCTTGGTGTGGTCCCTGTCAAGATGAAGTACCAGATTTAAAAGCGTTTTATAGCCAAAAATCAGATCATGTGGAGCTATTAGCCATTAATGCAACTGCTTATGATAGTTATAAGAATGCATTAAAATTTATAGAGAATTACAAACTGAATTTTCCTATCTTTCTTGATGGAGATGGCGCACTTCAAAAATCATTTGAAGTCATAAATTACCCAACTACTTTTATCTTTGATGCAGAAGGCGTTTTAAAATATACAATCAAAGGTCAAATCAATCAACAGAAATTGAATAACCTTATTTCAGAAATTTAA
- a CDS encoding DNA-binding response regulator has product MNQILIVDDESSIRQLIRLHLENAQLKVIEAESGQDAIGQLQQKPFDMIILDLMMANGDGFEVLHYLKEKYLQPLVIVLSARREVEDKITVLGLGADDYVTKPFSPIELVARVQAQLRRHSIKHHSERIRLNKLVLEMDKSMLHYDGQKQRLTTVECQLLQLFMRNVDRVLTKREIYQHIWQHEHYDDNNLSVFISRLRKILEQMTGQHSIRSIRGVGYQFSGDGF; this is encoded by the coding sequence ATGAATCAAATTCTAATTGTTGATGATGAGAGCAGTATTCGCCAATTAATCCGACTACATTTAGAAAATGCACAGCTAAAAGTGATAGAAGCTGAATCAGGTCAAGACGCCATTGGACAATTGCAGCAAAAGCCATTTGACATGATTATCCTTGATTTAATGATGGCCAATGGTGATGGATTTGAGGTACTACACTATTTAAAAGAAAAATATTTACAGCCGCTTGTTATTGTGTTAAGTGCTAGAAGAGAAGTTGAAGATAAAATTACGGTACTTGGATTAGGCGCAGACGATTATGTGACAAAACCGTTTAGTCCGATTGAACTTGTTGCACGCGTACAGGCCCAATTAAGACGACATTCCATCAAACATCACTCCGAACGTATACGTTTAAACAAGTTAGTGCTTGAAATGGACAAGTCGATGCTACATTATGATGGACAAAAACAAAGGTTGACGACAGTAGAATGTCAACTACTGCAATTATTCATGCGAAATGTTGACCGTGTGCTAACGAAAAGAGAAATCTATCAACATATTTGGCAGCATGAACATTATGATGATAATAATTTAAGCGTTTTTATTAGTCGCCTTCGTAAAATACTTGAACAGATGACTGGTCAACATTCGATCCGTAGCATTCGTGGTGTTGGCTATCAATTTTCGGGTGATGGATTTTGA